Genomic DNA from Candidatus Neomarinimicrobiota bacterium:
CGTTTGAAAATTTCATGACGCTGGAAGAATTGGAGGAGAGGGGAACACATCTGAAAATAGCTACAGGTAAGATCTGATGAGAGTAGCGCTCTTTGGCGGAACGGGATTTGTCGGCAGCTATATGGTTGGGGAACTGCTGGATGATGGCCATGAGCCTGTCCTCCTTGTCAGGGAGGGGAGTGAGCAAAAGGTCCACCGGGAGAACGAGTGCCGCATCGTCATCGGCGACATCTCTGATGCTGGATCTATTCAAGAGACGCTGTCCGGATCGGAGGCCGTCATCTATCTCATCGGTATCGTCCGAGAGTTTAGGCGCAAGGGGATAAGTTATGAAGCACTCCACTTTGAAGGGGCGAAGCGGAGCATGCAGGCAGCCCAAGAATTAGGCGTGAGGCGGTTCATCCTCATGAGCGCCAACGGCGTTAAGCCGGACGGCACCGGATACCAATCTACCAAGTACATGGCGGACGAATTCCTGAGAGCCTCCACACTCGATTGGACCATATTCCGGCCGTCGGTGATCTTTGGTGAGCCTCGGGGGAGAATGGAACTCTGTTCGGCTCTGCGAGATCAACTCATCCGCCTCCCACTTCCGGCGCCGCTGTTCTTCAACGGCCTCATTC
This window encodes:
- a CDS encoding NAD(P)H-binding protein: MRVALFGGTGFVGSYMVGELLDDGHEPVLLVREGSEQKVHRENECRIVIGDISDAGSIQETLSGSEAVIYLIGIVREFRRKGISYEALHFEGAKRSMQAAQELGVRRFILMSANGVKPDGTGYQSTKYMADEFLRASTLDWTIFRPSVIFGEPRGRMELCSALRDQLIRLPLPAPLFFNGLIPRDAGKFELSPIYIGDVAEIFVKTLGMEETYGKIYELGGPEQFDWRTVLKTVAGAVGKNKWTLPAPALGIKLAAALFERFAFFPITRDQLTMLMEGNTCNSDDLFKSLNIEPKRFGLEALSYLRPSND